The Spirosoma foliorum genome has a window encoding:
- a CDS encoding alpha/beta fold hydrolase translates to MSTIRVKDGTEIYYKDWGTGQPIVFHHGWPLSGDDWDAQMMFFLNKGFRVIAHDRRGHGRSSQTANGHDMDTYAADVAELTTFLDLRDAIHIGHSTGGGEVIRYVAKYGQGRVAKAVLISAVTPIMAQTAANPDGIPMSVFDEIREGTANHRPQYFQDFTLPFYGFNREGAKVSQGIRDNWWRQGMMGAIKAHYDCIKAFSETDFTEDLKSVDVPVLVMHGEDDQIVPFALTGAKAVKLVKNGSLISYPGFPHGMPTTEAATINADLLTFIQS, encoded by the coding sequence ATGAGCACGATTCGGGTAAAAGACGGAACCGAGATTTATTACAAAGATTGGGGCACAGGCCAGCCTATTGTTTTTCATCACGGATGGCCGTTATCTGGCGATGACTGGGATGCCCAGATGATGTTTTTTCTCAATAAAGGCTTTCGCGTAATCGCTCATGATCGTCGTGGACATGGTCGATCGTCTCAAACGGCAAATGGCCACGATATGGATACCTATGCTGCCGATGTAGCCGAGCTGACGACCTTCCTCGATTTACGTGACGCAATCCATATTGGTCATTCAACTGGTGGTGGCGAAGTGATTCGGTATGTAGCTAAATATGGACAGGGTCGGGTTGCGAAAGCGGTATTGATCAGTGCTGTTACTCCCATTATGGCACAGACCGCTGCCAATCCGGATGGCATTCCGATGTCTGTATTCGATGAAATCCGCGAAGGTACGGCCAATCATCGCCCTCAGTATTTTCAGGATTTCACCCTTCCCTTTTATGGTTTTAACCGGGAAGGTGCTAAGGTGTCGCAGGGCATTCGGGATAACTGGTGGCGTCAGGGAATGATGGGCGCTATCAAAGCGCATTACGATTGCATCAAAGCTTTTTCGGAAACTGATTTTACCGAAGATCTTAAGAGCGTGGATGTGCCCGTACTGGTGATGCATGGTGAAGACGATCAGATTGTTCCTTTCGCTCTAACAGGGGCCAAGGCTGTCAAACTGGTAAAAAATGGTAGCCTGATTTCGTATCCAGGGTTTCCGCATGGAATGCCAACAACCGAAGCGGCCACGATAAATGCTGACCTGTTGACGTTTATTCAATCTTGA
- a CDS encoding CocE/NonD family hydrolase, whose translation MNHRLWPSILALAGLIEFLLVGLGASAQATDAVRERYQKIEYRIPMRDGVSLYTAVYLPHDASPTKRYPFLMQRTCFGSMPYGSDRYKAALGPSPTLQADGYIFVYQDVRGRWASEGRWTNMTPIVSDRKKAVTVADESTDTYDTIDWLLKHVRFHNGRVGLWGMSYAGFYAMAGSINAHPALKATSPQAPIADFFREDIHHNGAFTQLALLAYPLFGDRPSGPTTKPWFIDDWIQTGKQTEFAWHLGLGPLANAQRYLPNNTFWQQTVAHPNYDAFWRERNILPHLKNIKPAVLVVGGWFDAENLYGPLSIYKTLKQHSPGARPMLVMGPFGHRGWSEETGHTLHNDLYFGDSLATYYQRNLEAPFFHHYLKGAGDGKTGLPKICLFDTGLKTWRTFSNWPASSAHTQRWYLNPNGQLSKQADDPSSFQEYISDPAQPVPFIETTLTTEPDFSTLFNYMSADQRFVSKRADVLSFQTDILSGNKTVGGAITVRLKVSTTGADADFVVKLIDVYPPDEPNHPYITDPQTQLANYQQLVRADVLRGRFRKSFQKPEPFIPNQITEVTFQLQDVLHTFKKGHRMMVQVQSSWFPLIDRNPQTFVSTIYKASEADFKSARHRVYSDSAIEMTILP comes from the coding sequence ATGAACCATCGACTGTGGCCATCGATCCTTGCCCTGGCAGGACTGATAGAATTCCTATTGGTAGGATTGGGCGCTTCTGCGCAGGCAACCGATGCGGTGCGGGAACGGTATCAGAAGATTGAATATCGAATTCCGATGCGCGACGGGGTTTCGCTTTACACGGCTGTTTATCTACCACATGATGCCTCTCCGACCAAGCGGTACCCCTTCCTGATGCAGCGGACCTGCTTTGGTTCCATGCCTTATGGTTCTGATCGGTACAAAGCCGCTTTGGGGCCTTCGCCTACACTTCAGGCGGATGGCTATATTTTTGTCTATCAGGATGTACGAGGGCGCTGGGCTTCTGAAGGCCGTTGGACCAACATGACTCCGATTGTCAGCGATCGGAAGAAAGCAGTAACTGTTGCCGACGAAAGCACCGATACCTACGACACCATTGACTGGCTTCTCAAACATGTACGTTTTCACAACGGCCGGGTTGGATTGTGGGGCATGAGCTATGCCGGTTTTTATGCTATGGCCGGTTCAATCAACGCCCATCCTGCCCTTAAAGCCACATCACCACAAGCACCCATCGCCGATTTTTTTCGGGAAGACATTCATCACAACGGGGCCTTCACGCAGCTTGCTTTACTGGCATATCCATTGTTTGGGGATCGTCCGTCGGGGCCAACTACAAAGCCCTGGTTTATAGATGACTGGATTCAAACGGGCAAGCAAACGGAATTCGCCTGGCATTTGGGCTTGGGACCACTGGCCAATGCGCAACGGTATTTACCCAACAATACGTTCTGGCAACAAACAGTAGCGCATCCCAATTATGATGCCTTCTGGCGGGAGCGGAATATTCTCCCTCATCTGAAGAACATTAAGCCTGCCGTTCTGGTCGTAGGTGGCTGGTTCGATGCCGAAAATTTGTACGGTCCACTCAGTATCTACAAAACGCTTAAACAGCACAGTCCAGGCGCACGGCCAATGCTGGTGATGGGGCCCTTTGGTCACCGGGGCTGGTCGGAAGAGACGGGCCATACCCTGCACAACGATCTGTATTTTGGTGATAGTCTGGCTACGTACTACCAACGAAATCTGGAAGCGCCGTTCTTTCATCATTACCTGAAAGGCGCTGGTGATGGGAAAACGGGCCTGCCTAAAATCTGTCTGTTCGATACCGGACTGAAAACCTGGCGTACTTTTTCAAACTGGCCCGCAAGCTCCGCTCATACCCAGCGCTGGTATTTAAACCCAAATGGTCAGTTAAGCAAGCAGGCGGACGACCCCTCCAGTTTTCAGGAGTATATCAGCGACCCGGCCCAACCGGTACCGTTTATCGAAACAACACTGACGACCGAACCCGATTTCAGTACGTTGTTTAACTATATGTCGGCCGACCAGCGATTTGTCAGTAAACGAGCTGACGTACTTAGCTTTCAAACGGACATATTATCTGGGAACAAGACAGTTGGCGGGGCAATCACGGTTCGGTTGAAGGTAAGTACGACGGGCGCTGATGCCGATTTTGTGGTCAAACTCATTGACGTCTATCCACCCGACGAGCCGAATCATCCTTATATAACCGATCCCCAAACGCAGCTAGCTAATTATCAACAGTTAGTTCGGGCGGACGTTTTGCGTGGGCGGTTTCGTAAAAGTTTTCAGAAACCAGAGCCCTTTATTCCGAATCAGATTACGGAGGTGACCTTTCAACTTCAGGACGTGTTGCACACGTTTAAAAAAGGACATCGAATGATGGTGCAGGTACAAAGCAGCTGGTTTCCATTGATCGACCGAAACCCGCAGACGTTCGTTTCAACTATCTATAAAGCCAGTGAAGCCGACTTTAAGTCTGCTCGTCATCGAGTTTATAGCGATTCCGCAATTGAAATGACCATTTTGCCCTGA
- a CDS encoding M13 family metallopeptidase — protein MKQVIFFSLLLLMAGACQRMSVPMTKRVVITGVDAAKKPGDDFFSYANGIWYDTARIPASQTGVGSYSFMNYPQRIRLQAILDSVSAGQNAPGSLEQKVGDFYASGMDMDAINKRGYEPIKPIIARIDAITDVTSLLKLVVDEQKSGDGSIIGFSVGPDQKRSSINIAQFRQTGIGLPERAYYFKTDSSTLGIQTAYKNYLTRLFELIGTESTTASKNAAVAYALEKQLATAHRTNIELRDVKANYNKQAVAELANKQPALHWATLLTDLGLQVDSVNVGQPAYYDQLNMLLTSVPIEDWKVYLKARALTNYSNFLSQPFIDASFAYAKILTGQAVKQTRAEEMTQAVDRSLGDALAQLYVKKYFPESARKRMAVLVDNLKKAFEARINRLDWMSDSTKAKAKDKLHAFTQKIGYPDKWRDYSHVAINRTAYFENRLSATKNDYLDRLAKVGQPVDRTEWHTTPPTVTAYNNPPLNEIVFPAGILQPPYFDVNADDALNYGGIGMVIGHEITHSFDDQGAQYDKYGNVTNWWTKSDYAKFKGKTQQVIDQYNSFTVLDSVHVKGALTVGENTADIAGVAIAYDAFKLTEQGKDTTKLDGFTPDQRFFISIARIWRVKTRDAYMGMYVNTNPHSPAKWRVNGPLMNFTPFYKAFDVQPGDKMYKPEKDRISVW, from the coding sequence ATGAAACAAGTAATCTTTTTTTCGTTGCTACTATTGATGGCAGGGGCCTGTCAGCGAATGTCTGTTCCGATGACAAAACGGGTGGTCATTACGGGAGTCGATGCCGCCAAAAAGCCCGGTGATGATTTCTTTAGCTATGCCAACGGCATTTGGTACGATACCGCCCGCATACCTGCCAGTCAAACGGGCGTGGGCTCTTATTCCTTCATGAATTACCCACAACGGATACGGCTGCAAGCCATTCTGGACAGCGTTTCGGCCGGCCAGAATGCGCCCGGAAGCCTGGAACAAAAAGTGGGTGATTTTTATGCGTCGGGTATGGATATGGATGCCATAAACAAACGCGGTTATGAACCAATCAAGCCTATAATTGCCCGGATCGACGCTATAACCGATGTTACTTCGCTGTTGAAGCTGGTGGTTGACGAACAGAAATCGGGGGATGGCTCGATCATTGGGTTTAGTGTTGGGCCTGATCAAAAACGGAGTTCGATCAATATTGCTCAGTTTCGTCAGACGGGCATTGGACTACCCGAACGAGCTTATTATTTCAAAACCGATTCGTCGACCTTGGGGATTCAAACAGCCTATAAAAACTACCTGACCCGCCTGTTTGAACTGATCGGAACTGAGTCAACTACGGCCAGTAAAAACGCAGCCGTTGCGTATGCCCTTGAAAAACAATTGGCGACTGCCCATCGGACAAACATTGAACTTCGAGACGTAAAGGCAAACTATAATAAACAGGCCGTTGCTGAGTTGGCGAACAAACAACCTGCTCTACATTGGGCAACGCTACTAACCGACTTAGGACTACAGGTTGATTCCGTTAACGTGGGACAACCTGCGTATTATGACCAGTTGAATATGCTGTTAACATCGGTCCCCATTGAGGATTGGAAAGTCTATTTGAAAGCCCGTGCGCTGACCAACTATTCGAATTTCTTAAGCCAGCCGTTTATCGACGCGTCCTTTGCCTATGCCAAGATTCTGACCGGGCAAGCGGTTAAGCAGACACGTGCCGAAGAAATGACACAAGCCGTTGATCGATCCCTCGGCGATGCGCTGGCGCAGTTGTACGTGAAAAAATACTTCCCGGAATCGGCCCGGAAACGAATGGCGGTTCTGGTCGATAATCTCAAAAAAGCCTTTGAAGCCCGTATTAATCGCCTGGACTGGATGAGCGATTCCACCAAAGCCAAGGCAAAAGACAAACTGCATGCGTTCACACAAAAAATTGGGTATCCCGATAAATGGCGGGATTATTCGCACGTAGCCATTAACCGAACCGCTTACTTTGAGAACCGATTGTCGGCGACTAAAAATGATTACCTGGACCGGTTGGCTAAAGTCGGGCAACCCGTCGACAGAACGGAATGGCATACGACTCCGCCTACAGTAACGGCCTACAACAATCCGCCACTTAACGAAATCGTTTTCCCAGCGGGCATTTTACAACCCCCTTATTTTGATGTAAATGCCGATGATGCGCTGAATTATGGGGGAATCGGGATGGTGATTGGTCATGAAATAACCCACTCGTTTGACGACCAAGGAGCCCAATATGATAAATATGGCAACGTGACCAACTGGTGGACAAAAAGTGATTATGCCAAATTCAAAGGGAAAACCCAGCAGGTGATCGATCAATACAATTCGTTTACGGTGCTGGATTCGGTACATGTAAAAGGGGCGTTAACCGTGGGCGAAAACACCGCCGACATTGCTGGGGTAGCCATCGCCTATGATGCCTTTAAATTGACCGAACAAGGCAAAGACACGACTAAGCTGGACGGCTTTACCCCCGACCAACGCTTCTTTATTTCCATTGCCCGAATCTGGCGCGTCAAAACAAGAGACGCCTATATGGGTATGTACGTCAATACGAATCCACACTCACCGGCTAAATGGCGGGTGAACGGGCCACTGATGAATTTCACGCCTTTTTATAAAGCGTTTGATGTTCAGCCCGGCGATAAAATGTATAAACCCGAAAAGGATAGGATAAGCGTTTGGTAA
- a CDS encoding aminotransferase-like domain-containing protein codes for MTLSIPKYQQIARQLGDTLRFGVLNGGDKLPSVRTLSQELGVSINTVQQAYYCLEAEGLVEARPQSGYYVRTLGKRIDDVPRRSEPQALVQQTDLSDHEPIVTRLMRQQREPGWLPFSLSVPDPSLLPVEKLGKAFQQAQRELPHGGIEYDLIAGNVALRRQIARYALFWGSHLTDEELITTEGCTSALTLCLKTVTQPGDTVAVESPIYFGILQTILSLGLKVLELPTDALIGIDLDVLEGHLQAGRVQACLLVPNFSNPLGFCMPIASKQRLVKLTETYKIPLIEDDLYGDLHFAPDRPQPCKVFDRQGFVLWCGSVSKTLAPGYRVGWVAPGRYYEKLLQVKRYQAGFSPGITHQAVATFLANDRYELHLRRLRQVLKSNCQRYQQAIRTHFPPGTRISEPQGGFTLWVEVDERVNTLELVDQLAPYKISIMPGSLFSLQPQYGNCMRLSYGLPFDERVAWGLQTIGQLIHQQVGI; via the coding sequence ATGACGTTATCCATTCCGAAGTATCAGCAGATTGCTCGCCAGCTTGGCGACACGTTGCGGTTTGGCGTACTAAATGGGGGCGATAAACTGCCGTCGGTTCGTACACTCAGTCAGGAACTTGGGGTGAGCATCAACACCGTGCAACAAGCCTACTACTGTCTGGAAGCGGAGGGATTGGTGGAGGCAAGACCCCAATCGGGCTACTACGTCCGCACACTCGGCAAGCGGATTGATGATGTGCCGCGCCGGTCTGAACCCCAGGCATTGGTCCAGCAAACCGACCTGTCCGATCACGAACCGATAGTAACCCGGCTCATGCGCCAGCAACGGGAACCCGGTTGGCTTCCGTTCTCCCTGAGTGTGCCCGACCCGTCGTTATTGCCTGTTGAGAAATTAGGGAAAGCTTTTCAGCAGGCCCAGCGTGAGCTTCCGCACGGTGGCATCGAATATGACCTGATAGCCGGAAATGTAGCCCTGCGTCGGCAAATTGCCCGCTATGCCCTGTTCTGGGGCAGTCACCTTACCGACGAAGAGCTGATTACGACTGAGGGTTGCACGTCTGCGCTGACTCTTTGTCTGAAAACCGTTACCCAACCCGGCGATACCGTTGCGGTTGAAAGTCCCATTTATTTCGGTATTCTTCAGACGATTCTATCGCTGGGTTTGAAGGTGCTCGAATTGCCCACCGATGCGCTTATAGGTATCGATCTGGATGTATTGGAAGGCCATTTGCAGGCAGGGCGGGTACAAGCCTGCTTACTGGTTCCCAATTTCAGTAATCCCCTCGGTTTCTGTATGCCCATTGCCAGCAAGCAACGGCTGGTGAAACTGACGGAAACGTACAAGATTCCCTTGATCGAAGACGACCTCTACGGTGATCTGCATTTCGCGCCTGACCGCCCGCAGCCTTGTAAAGTTTTCGATCGGCAGGGGTTTGTGTTATGGTGTGGCTCTGTCAGTAAAACACTGGCTCCCGGCTATCGAGTGGGCTGGGTAGCACCGGGACGTTATTACGAGAAGCTCCTTCAGGTCAAGCGATATCAGGCTGGTTTTTCGCCGGGGATAACCCATCAGGCAGTAGCCACCTTTCTGGCTAATGACCGATATGAATTGCATCTGCGCCGACTTCGGCAAGTTTTGAAAAGCAATTGCCAACGGTACCAGCAAGCCATTCGTACTCACTTTCCGCCGGGCACGCGTATCAGCGAACCTCAGGGTGGATTTACTTTATGGGTTGAGGTCGATGAACGAGTGAATACACTGGAGCTGGTGGATCAGTTGGCTCCGTATAAAATCAGCATTATGCCGGGCAGTTTATTTAGCCTTCAACCGCAGTATGGCAATTGCATGCGGCTCAGCTATGGACTGCCATTTGATGAGCGCGTTGCGTGGGGCTTGCAAACAATCGGGCAACTTATTCATCAGCAAGTAGGGATATGA
- a CDS encoding aminotransferase class V-fold PLP-dependent enzyme has product MQIQTTPYLDVAQLRADTPGCQDNLFMNSAGASLMPQPVVAAMMEYLQQETQVGGYEVERLRMGQIGRLYDETAQLLNTQLHNIGFAYSATDAYFRILSAIPFQEGDTILTTSNDYVSNQLAFLSMQQRLGIRLLRINDLPNGDLDLTHAEELIRKHHPVLVAITHIPTNSGLVLPAEEMGKLCRQYDVWYLLDVAQSVGQLPLDVNRLQADFLVATGRKFLRGPRNTGFLYVSDKALESGLAPLYIDRRAANWTGPDSYTLQTSARRFEPQEISLLSVGLAEAVRYTNQVGLEAIVQQNQQLMHQLRMGLEQIDGLVLLDRGTQQSNILTFHTIRQSVAALETALRRERVVFTIQYSNSAVIDFQRKRVDWLIRLSPHYFNTLDEINEVVDLLGQIIH; this is encoded by the coding sequence ATGCAAATCCAAACGACTCCTTATCTCGATGTAGCTCAACTCCGGGCCGATACGCCGGGTTGCCAAGACAACCTGTTTATGAACAGTGCTGGTGCTTCGTTAATGCCTCAACCTGTCGTGGCCGCCATGATGGAGTATCTCCAGCAGGAAACCCAGGTGGGTGGTTACGAAGTCGAACGATTACGAATGGGGCAGATAGGTCGCTTGTACGACGAAACGGCTCAACTGCTGAATACTCAGCTCCACAATATTGGGTTTGCCTACAGCGCTACCGATGCTTATTTCCGGATATTATCGGCTATTCCTTTTCAGGAAGGCGACACGATTTTGACTACGTCCAACGATTATGTCTCGAATCAGCTTGCGTTTCTGTCCATGCAGCAGCGACTAGGCATTCGATTACTTCGGATTAATGATCTTCCCAACGGCGACCTGGATCTGACGCATGCCGAGGAATTGATTCGGAAACACCATCCAGTACTGGTGGCCATTACGCACATCCCCACGAACTCAGGACTGGTGCTGCCTGCCGAAGAGATGGGTAAACTTTGTCGGCAATACGACGTCTGGTACCTGCTCGATGTAGCTCAATCGGTGGGGCAACTGCCGCTCGATGTGAACCGCCTTCAAGCCGATTTTTTGGTAGCTACTGGCCGCAAGTTTTTGCGTGGGCCCCGCAATACGGGCTTTTTATACGTATCGGATAAGGCGCTAGAATCTGGGCTAGCTCCGCTGTACATTGATCGCCGGGCGGCTAACTGGACTGGTCCAGATTCATATACGTTGCAGACGAGTGCCCGCCGGTTTGAGCCACAGGAGATTTCGTTACTTAGTGTTGGTTTGGCCGAAGCCGTTCGGTATACCAATCAGGTAGGTCTGGAAGCAATTGTCCAGCAAAACCAGCAACTTATGCATCAACTCCGAATGGGTTTGGAACAGATTGATGGCCTGGTTCTACTTGATCGGGGAACTCAGCAAAGTAATATTCTGACCTTTCACACCATCCGTCAATCGGTGGCAGCACTAGAGACCGCTCTCCGCCGTGAACGGGTCGTCTTCACCATCCAGTATTCGAATTCGGCGGTCATTGATTTTCAGCGGAAGAGAGTCGATTGGTTGATCCGCCTTTCTCCACACTACTTTAATACGCTCGATGAAATCAACGAAGTGGTCGATTTACTGGGTCAAATTATTCACTAA
- a CDS encoding ketopantoate reductase family protein: MQPPIYIIGIGAIGMTLSVLLKQVGKDVTLIRGRSNQLLPDEDASITVDYGDGAAVTETIPIRLLEQIESLDGVVLLTTKTYGNQDLAQRLWGKTGQSPLVLLQNGLGIEAPFLEAGFPEIYRCVLLATSQVTAPYKVLYKPVAASPIGIMRGQESKLAYLVEQFSTEQFPFRVERAIQQTVWEKVITNCVFNAICPLLGIDNGLFHRNKAALALAREVIGECIAVANEVGIRLNQQDVENRLIQISQRSDGQLISTLVDILHNRPTEIDSLNLAVARLATQLGKPELATRTRLLGELIQLRSKESPV, from the coding sequence ATGCAACCCCCAATCTATATTATTGGAATTGGTGCCATTGGCATGACTCTGTCCGTTTTGTTGAAGCAGGTGGGTAAAGACGTGACGCTTATACGCGGTCGTTCCAATCAGCTATTGCCCGATGAAGACGCCAGCATTACAGTTGACTACGGCGATGGCGCTGCCGTGACAGAAACTATCCCTATCCGATTGCTGGAGCAGATCGAATCATTGGATGGAGTAGTGTTGCTGACCACCAAAACATACGGCAATCAGGACCTGGCGCAGCGACTGTGGGGAAAGACAGGCCAATCTCCCCTGGTATTACTGCAAAACGGCCTGGGTATTGAAGCCCCATTTCTGGAAGCCGGTTTTCCTGAGATTTATCGGTGTGTGTTATTGGCAACCAGTCAGGTAACGGCACCGTATAAAGTTCTCTACAAACCTGTAGCTGCTTCTCCGATTGGCATAATGCGCGGTCAAGAATCCAAATTGGCGTATCTGGTCGAACAATTCAGCACGGAGCAATTCCCTTTCCGGGTTGAGCGGGCCATTCAGCAAACTGTCTGGGAAAAAGTAATTACGAATTGTGTTTTCAACGCCATTTGTCCGTTGCTCGGGATCGATAATGGTCTTTTTCATCGGAATAAGGCTGCCTTAGCGTTAGCACGGGAGGTCATCGGCGAATGTATTGCCGTCGCGAACGAAGTAGGTATTCGCTTAAATCAGCAAGACGTTGAGAATCGGTTGATACAAATTAGTCAACGGTCTGACGGACAACTTATCTCGACGCTGGTGGATATTCTACACAACCGCCCAACCGAAATAGATTCCCTAAATCTGGCAGTGGCCCGTCTGGCTACTCAATTGGGCAAACCAGAATTAGCAACTCGTACTCGCTTGCTAGGTGAGCTGATTCAATTACGGTCGAAAGAAAGTCCAGTTTAG
- a CDS encoding glycoside hydrolase family 2 protein, whose amino-acid sequence MTYQSGLKPRSYSLTYSLAATIPLLSAMLLFWGQTAHAQKAELPTPWTQSALASPIPLGEYPRPQLQRNQWLCLNGTWNYQGGKSVASANNPTTAVGFPTNAEKIRVPYCPESVLSGIKRKQEINMWYQRKFTLPSTWTGKQVLLHFEAVDYNATVFVNGQKAGSHSGGYDAFSFDITSMLKPGENSLIVAAYDANDGHTPSGKNGPRGDYTFTSGIWQTVWLEPVQQTYIKNIRLLPDLAGKRLKLDVNASSTANVSVVVLDGQKAVAHAEGNAGTTLSIPIVNPKPWSPDSPFLYDLKITLKSANGEITDNVLSYFGMRDVTLGKVDGVVRPLLNGRFVMQLGLLDQGYWPDGILTAPTEEALKSDMLFTKKAGYNLIRKHMKTEPQRFYYWADKMGLLVWQDMPAIWYQDEDTLTTRSAFRKELKTLIDDHYNSPSIICWVPFNENWGAFDVKNITEWVKQYDPSRLVNGNSGFNNNPPYQKAYGDPKNGDFVDTHIYVGPTKASVPDSLRAASLGEFGGVGLFVRGHMWPVENNAYAYEPTKSALTDRYIFLLDQVEQLMRYRGLSVAIYTQTTDVEHEVNGLLTYDRKVEKMEAERIRAVNQAVIQAGNKLTSPKE is encoded by the coding sequence ATGACCTATCAATCTGGCCTGAAACCTCGCTCCTATTCGTTAACGTATAGTCTAGCTGCCACTATTCCGCTTCTTTCGGCTATGCTTCTCTTCTGGGGGCAAACAGCCCATGCACAAAAGGCGGAATTACCAACGCCCTGGACTCAATCGGCCTTAGCCTCTCCCATACCACTTGGCGAATACCCTCGCCCCCAACTCCAACGGAATCAGTGGCTTTGCCTGAACGGCACCTGGAATTATCAGGGAGGGAAATCAGTTGCGTCGGCCAACAATCCGACAACGGCGGTTGGCTTCCCGACTAACGCAGAAAAAATACGGGTCCCCTATTGCCCTGAATCGGTCCTGTCGGGAATCAAGCGGAAGCAGGAAATTAATATGTGGTACCAACGGAAGTTTACGCTTCCTTCAACCTGGACAGGGAAACAGGTTCTTCTTCACTTTGAAGCCGTCGATTATAACGCTACTGTTTTTGTAAATGGCCAAAAAGCGGGCAGCCATTCTGGCGGGTACGATGCCTTTTCGTTCGATATCACGTCTATGTTAAAACCAGGGGAAAACAGCCTCATTGTGGCGGCTTATGATGCCAATGACGGCCACACTCCGTCGGGCAAGAACGGCCCACGTGGCGATTACACCTTCACGTCCGGCATCTGGCAAACGGTTTGGTTAGAGCCGGTTCAGCAAACGTACATTAAAAACATCCGTCTACTTCCCGATCTGGCAGGGAAACGGTTAAAGCTTGACGTAAATGCCAGTTCTACAGCCAACGTATCTGTGGTTGTGCTGGATGGCCAAAAAGCAGTTGCCCATGCAGAAGGAAATGCTGGAACGACGCTCTCTATTCCGATTGTGAACCCCAAACCCTGGTCTCCGGATTCTCCTTTCCTCTATGATTTAAAAATCACGTTGAAGTCGGCAAATGGAGAAATCACAGATAATGTGCTGAGCTATTTTGGCATGCGGGATGTAACGCTGGGAAAAGTCGATGGTGTTGTTCGACCCTTGCTGAATGGTCGATTTGTGATGCAGCTTGGCTTGCTGGATCAGGGTTACTGGCCTGATGGCATTCTAACAGCACCTACCGAAGAGGCCCTAAAATCGGATATGCTTTTTACCAAAAAAGCGGGGTATAACCTGATTCGGAAGCACATGAAAACCGAGCCGCAGCGGTTTTATTACTGGGCCGATAAGATGGGGTTGCTAGTTTGGCAAGATATGCCTGCAATCTGGTATCAAGATGAAGATACCCTAACCACCCGGTCGGCTTTTCGAAAAGAGCTTAAAACGCTCATCGATGACCATTATAACTCTCCGTCCATAATTTGCTGGGTTCCCTTCAACGAAAACTGGGGGGCTTTCGATGTGAAAAACATAACGGAATGGGTGAAACAGTACGATCCATCCCGACTAGTCAATGGCAATTCGGGATTCAACAACAACCCACCTTATCAAAAAGCGTACGGCGATCCCAAAAACGGTGATTTTGTAGACACTCACATCTACGTCGGTCCCACTAAAGCGTCTGTTCCGGATAGCCTACGAGCGGCTTCTCTGGGTGAATTTGGTGGGGTTGGCCTGTTTGTGCGCGGACATATGTGGCCAGTTGAAAACAATGCGTATGCGTACGAACCAACCAAATCGGCGCTGACCGATCGTTATATTTTTTTACTGGATCAGGTAGAGCAATTGATGCGTTACCGTGGGCTGAGTGTCGCCATTTATACCCAAACGACCGATGTCGAACATGAGGTAAACGGCTTGCTCACCTACGATCGCAAAGTCGAGAAAATGGAAGCAGAGCGCATTCGTGCCGTCAATCAGGCGGTTATCCAGGCAGGGAACAAGCTAACTTCCCCGAAAGAGTAA